Genomic DNA from Thiohalorhabdus denitrificans:
GGGCCCGCGGGCCTGGCCTACGTGCGGCGCAGCGCCGAGGAGCGGGAGGGCTACTACTTCTGGATCCTGCGGGGGTTCCGCGGCTACGAGGCCGGCTCCTAGTGGCCGGCCCCGGGGCCTGCCGCCGCCGTCAGGCAGCCAGCCCCAGCACCAGCTGCACCACGGACCAGATCGCCAGCACGAAGAGCAGGGTCATCACCAGCCCCGCCACGATGTAGGGCGCGGCCCGGCCGCTGCCGAAATCGCGTTCCTGATTGCGCCGGCTCTGGACGCCGAACATGGCGGCCAGGACGCTGCCGATCACCTGGGGGAGGCTGGGTCGCTTCCGGCTTTCCTCCATGGGAATTCCCCTTCGCTGGGCTCGAACGGTGGTATGCCTCTTCCGTTTCTACCCCCCTGCCCCCGGACAGGGCAAGGCCATTCAGCCCGCCCCCTG
This window encodes:
- a CDS encoding DUF2970 domain-containing protein; protein product: MEESRKRPSLPQVIGSVLAAMFGVQSRRNQERDFGSGRAAPYIVAGLVMTLLFVLAIWSVVQLVLGLAA